A genome region from Megalobrama amblycephala isolate DHTTF-2021 linkage group LG18, ASM1881202v1, whole genome shotgun sequence includes the following:
- the cysltr2a gene encoding cysteinyl leukotriene receptor 2: protein MNASSPDFRENVSCLISNNTDNFKRLVYPAAYIFIFVLGLAGHSLSICVFFSQWRTQKSLTPVSLLMVNLLVSDLMLVCSLPFRITYYVLNSQWLFGQVACRLILYVFYLNMYSSVYFLVALNVLRYLALARPYLYIRIQTHYVTGILCGLIWVLMGLACSPLLFSKKSDDKNSSRCLDLAVNSVDQLLLINNVTFPVGFVVPLVVILFCSVFVAKNLLRPSPALGRTRPCRKKACALVIISLGIFLVCFLPYHIVRTIFLSAEKQVKMNGYGDSCDFILVVRRAAVVAHCLCTANSCLDPILFFFVGENSRSFFSKWTGGRKNSAFAAGRNPEQEELQILQK, encoded by the coding sequence ATGAATGCGTCTTCTCCAGATTTCAGGGAAAACGTCTCCTGTTTAATCTCCAATAACACCGATAACTTCAAACGCCTAGTGTACCCTGCAGCGTACATATTCATTTTTGTCCTGGGACTTGCCGGTCACTCTTTATCTATCTGCGTCTTCTTCAGCCAATGGAGGACCCAGAAGAGTTTAACTCCAGTCAGCCTGTTAATGGTGAACCTGTTGGTGTCAGACCTGATGCTGGTGTGCTCTTTGCCCTTCAGGATCACTTACTATGTGCTGAACTCTCAATGGCTGTTTGGTCAAGTCGCCTGTCGACTCATCTTGTACGTGTTTTATCTCAATATGTACAGCTCTGTGTATTTCCTAGTTGCCCTGAATGTCTTGCGTTACCTGGCACTGGCGCGGCCGTACCTGTACATACGCATACAGACCCACTACGTCACGGGTATCTTGTGTGGGCTCATTTGGGTCTTGATGGGTTTAGCCTGCAGTCCGCTGTTGTTCTCTAAGAAAAGTGATGATAAGAACAGTTCTCGATGCTTGGATTTGGCAGTGAACAGCGTGGACCAGTTGCTCCTTATCAACAACGTTACGTTTCCAGTGGGCTTTGTAGTGCCCTTGGTGGTCATCCTTTTCTGCTCTGTTTTTGTCGCAAAGAATCTTTTGAGACCTAGTCCTGCGCTCGGTAGGACCAGACCTTGCAGGAAGAAGGCATGCGCTCTGGTCATCATCAGCCTTGGGATCTTTCTGGTGTGCTTTTTACCTTATCACATAGTGCGGACGATCTTCTTATCAGCTGAGAAGCAAGTCAAGATGAATGGATACGGAGACTCATGTGACTTTATTTTGGTAGTCCGTAGGGCTGCCGTCGTAGCGCATTGTTTGTGCACGGCTAACAGTTGTCTGGACCCTATTCTTTTCTTCTTCGTTGGGGAAAATTCCAGATCTTTCTTCTCTAAATGGACAGGAGGAAGAAAAAATAGCGCCTTTGCTGCAGGGAGAAACCCAGAGCAGGAAGAGTTACAAATATTGCAGAAGTAA